One part of the Candidatus Cloacimonas sp. genome encodes these proteins:
- a CDS encoding FeoA family protein, whose product MLSRRNRVRIRSWGRKFSGRKRHGVYKAGQCITLDQLPEGNSAIVIHNNNLKIMERGLYIGALITMFRNDFENNVVVAVGDARYVIDRRIAGTIKVKVV is encoded by the coding sequence ATGCTTTCCAGGCGAAATAGAGTAAGAATTCGGAGTTGGGGCAGAAAATTTTCCGGCAGAAAAAGACACGGTGTATATAAAGCAGGTCAATGTATTACTCTGGATCAGCTGCCTGAGGGCAATAGCGCCATCGTTATCCATAATAATAATTTGAAAATAATGGAAAGGGGTTTATATATTGGAGCTTTAATAACAATGTTCCGTAACGATTTTGAAAACAATGTAGTTGTGGCTGTGGGCGATGCAAGATATGTGATAGATAGAAGAATTGCCGGAACGATAAAAGTGAAGGTGGTTTGA